The genomic DNA TAAAAGCTTCTGAAAAATTGTTTGAAGACCTTTTTACATTTGCTGAACAAAATAAGTATTTAATGAAACTTATCCTAAAAGGAATTGAAACAGAAGATTCGGTACAAGAAGCTATATTAGAAACTCGAATTAACATCGAAGAAGCGTTTCAAAAAAACATTAAGAGAGCAATAGAACTTAATATGCTACCTGCAAAAGACCCGGCTCTACAATCCGCTTTTTTAATGAGTTTAGTGGAAGGAATAATGGCAAGATGGCTGTTTGAACCTCTTGTAAAAGATTCAACTATTAAAAAGAAAACAGCTAAAGAGTTGGCTGCGGAAACTGTTAGATTCGAATTTTTTGGCCTTCTTGGTATATAAATTTTAATTACAAGTTCATTAGAAAGGAGTAAGAATAGATGAGAAAAAGACGCTCATTTGTTTTAAGTATGATTTTGATCCTAGCATTAAGCCTTATTGTTAGTGCTTGTGGAACAGCTGGAAATAAATCTGCTAAAGACGAGAAAGCAAACTCTGACTTATTGCAACAGATTAAAGATAGAGGTGTTATTAAAGTTGGAGTAATGGGTACATATCCTCCCTACAATTTCTTAAACGACAAAAAAGAAATGGATGGTTTTGATGTAGATATTGCAAAAGAAATTGCGAAAAGATTAGGAGTAAAAGCAGAATTTGTAGCACAAGAATTTTCCGGTATGATACCAGGCTTAAAAACGGAAAAATTTGATATTGTTGTTAGCCAAATGACGATTACTGATGAGCGTAAAAAACAAATGGATTTTACTGAACCTTATATTACAAATCAAGTAAAAATCATTGTCCGCAACAATAACAATACTATTAAAACATTAAAAGATTTTAAGGGGAAAAATATCGGAGTTGGTTTAGGTACTAATGATGAAACATATCTTCGTACGAAAGTTCTTCCTGAAGTAGGTGAATTTAATATTAAAACGTACGATGATGTCATAACTTCATTAAAAGATTTAGATTCCGGAAGAATCGATGCTACGATAAACAATATATATGCTATAAAACCGATTGTTGAAAAAAACGGATTTAAAATTAAACCTGTTGGTGAACCAATCAAATCCGATCAAGCAGGTATTGCAATGCGTAAAGGAAACGAGGCTCTATTAAAAGAGTTGAATAAAATTTTACAAGAAATGAAAGATGACGGGACATATAATAAGATCTTTAAAAAATGGTTTGGAGAGGAACCGGCAAAGTAAAAAAATAGAAAGGAATTCGCAATTAGAATGGATCTTGTAATAGATAACCTGTCATTTTTGCTAAAAGGAGCGTATTATACGCTTCTTATTACTATTGTATCAATGTTTTTTGGGTTAATCATTGGGGTTATTATAGCGATTGCGAGGCTTAAAGGCAATCGATTGATCAAATGGTTAGCTCGCGCATATGTTTCTATCATTAGAGGGACCCCTCCTTTAGTACAGATTATTATTGTTTATTATGGGTTAGTGGATTACGGTATAAAACTAAACCCGTTAAATGCTTCATTTATAGCGTTAAGCATTAACATCGGTGCTTATTTATCGGAAACATTTCGCGGAGCGATTCAATCGATTCCTAAAGGCCAAACAGAAGCTGCTTATGCAACAGGGATGACGCCATGGCAGACAATGAGGAGGATTATCCTTCCTCAAGCAATTCGAATCGCAATCCCCCCAATGGGTAATACCTTTATTGGCATGTTAAAAGAAACCTCGCTCGTTTCCGTTATCACTGTTACAGAATTGTTGCGTTCAGCGCAATTATTAGTTGCCCAGTACTATGTATATATGCCGTTTTATATAGCGATTGCAATTATGTATTGGATCATGAGCACAGGCTTTTCTTTAATATTAGAAAGAATTGAAAAACGTTTATCAATTTATGATTAAGTTGGGGATTTAACATGATTAAAACAAACGGGTTATCGAAAAGTTTTTCCAATCAAGAAGTTTTAAAAAATATTAATTTAGAAATTTACGATGGAGAAATTGTTGCTATTATTGGTCCAAGCGGTTCCGGAAAAAGTACATTGCTTCGATGCATAAACGGTCTTGAAGAAATGACATCTGGAAGTTTAGAAGTCAATGGCATTGTGGTGGATGCAAAGCAAAGAAAAAAGGAGCGCAATAAGCAAATACGAAAAATCCGCCTTCATACAGGCATGGTTTTTCAACAGTTTAACTTATATCCTCATAAAACAGTTTTAGAAAATGTCATTGAAGCTTTATTATTAGTAAAAAAATGGCCTAAAGCGAAAGCTGTTGAAAAAGGAGAAAAATTGCTGGAGAGGGTAGGATTGCTTGAAAAAAAAGATGTATACCCATCCAGATTGTCCGGAGGCCAGCAGCAAAGAGTGGCCATTGCACGTGCACTGGCAATGGAACCTAACATTATGTTATTTGATGAACCGACTTCTGCCTTAGACCCTGAATTAGTAGCGGAGGTTTTGAATGTTATCAAAGAGCTTGCTAATGAAGGAATGACGATGTTGATTGTGACACATGAAATGAAGTTTGCAAAAGAAGTGGCAGACAGGATCATTTTTATGGCTGACGGAATGATCATCGAACAAGGAAAACCGGATCAATTTTTCTTAAATCCACAAACAGAACGTGCAATGAAATTTTTGAATAATTTTACGGTTAAATGACTTCTTGAAAGGAGCTTTTGATGAAAGTTGTAACTGAGGGGTACGGGAAACGTTCCTTCACAGCAGTTGGTGCATCCGGTTATGAAATGAAAATGGACGCGACAGAAGCTTATGGTGGAGAAGGAAAAGGCGTCACACCAACAGAAATGCTTTTAGCTTCTTTAGCAGGATGTATTGGGATCGATTGATTTAAAAATTTATACCTCACTAGTGATCGTATCAAAAAAGAGTTGCTGCTTTGTTTAGCACGCAACTCTTCATCTATTTTTATATCAATTTTTCGAAATTCAAGCGTTTGTTCAGCGCATACATAATTGGTGCACCAATGATCATTACAACAAATTCGCCAACTGCCGTTGTCAACCATGTAAATAAGAATGGCAAGCCAAAAGCTAAATGAAGTTCAAGAGCAATGAGGAACATGGTGAACGTAAAGACAAGGGTGTTAAACACCATTCGCCCCCATATACCTTTTATAAAGCGCGCAGAAAAAATGGTGATTAATAAAGAAATTATAGTTTGTCCTACACCAAATACAAGATCATACGCAACCATTGGTGAAAATAATAGATTGGTTAGAAAGACACCTAATACCATTCCGTAAAGATATTTCTTGTTGAAGACAACAAGATGGTTAAAGATTTCGGAAACCCGAAATTGTATTTGGGTAAATCCAAACGGCTGAATGAGCATGGAGACAGCTATATACAAGGCTGCCAAAATCCCATTCCCGACAAGTGTTCTTACATTCATATGCAATTCTCTCCTTAGTTTTTTATCGTGGGATGGTTTCGAACCACGTTCGAGTGAACACTCGAAGAAAACATTATAATACACATAAAAAATTTGGTCAAAATAGAAGCCCGGCTGTTCCGCGCAGCAGGGCTTCTATTTGTGCGCCCGGCATGGGTGTAATCTATAGGGTGCAAGTCCCGAGCTGTGAAGGCAGAAGTAGCAGTTAGCTTAACGCAAGGGTGTCCGTGGTAACGCGGAATCTGAAGGAAGCGGACGGCAAACTTCCGGTCTGAGGAATACGAACTTCATATGAGGCTAGGTATCACTGGGTGAGTTTGCAACACAAAACAAAGCCCTTTCTGCCGAAGGTGATACAGAGTAAATGAAGCAGATAGATGGAAGGAAAGATTACACTCTTACCCGGGGAGATCTGACTGGCACGCCAAGTAATCTTGGTAACCTATCTAGCGATAGATAGCTGAGCAGTCAGAAGTCAGCAGAGGTCATAGTACTCTTTCGAGCTCGAGACGAAAGAGGAAGGACCGAACAATTAAGGAGAACGAAACACTACGCGTTCATTTTCTGTGTTGAAGCAGACAATCCGGCAGGACTTACTTGAAGGAGGAAGTGGTGAATCCCACGGGGGACTTCAAGAGGGTGGAGCAGAAGATGGCACAAATAGAGGGATTCGTTCACGTGGAGAGGATATCTATGTTGATGGAACTGATTTTGTCACGGGAAAATGACAAGGTGAACCACGATAAACTGATGGGGATCTTGGCGAAAACGATCGAAGATCGGATTTTACTTAAATTAATCTGCCGGTATCTTCAATCAGGCGTGATGATAAATGGAGTGGTAATGGAAACAGACATGGGAACGCCACAAGGTGGACCGCTTAGTCCACTATTATCAAACATC from Bacillus methanolicus MGA3 includes the following:
- a CDS encoding TetR/AcrR family transcriptional regulator, whose protein sequence is MQIALQQFAKYGYHRTKISDIVREAGVSQGTFYWYFKSKEAIALEIIKKGQEQLLKVVLQGYRQSAGSVQDAVKASEKLFEDLFTFAEQNKYLMKLILKGIETEDSVQEAILETRINIEEAFQKNIKRAIELNMLPAKDPALQSAFLMSLVEGIMARWLFEPLVKDSTIKKKTAKELAAETVRFEFFGLLGI
- a CDS encoding substrate-binding periplasmic protein → MRKRRSFVLSMILILALSLIVSACGTAGNKSAKDEKANSDLLQQIKDRGVIKVGVMGTYPPYNFLNDKKEMDGFDVDIAKEIAKRLGVKAEFVAQEFSGMIPGLKTEKFDIVVSQMTITDERKKQMDFTEPYITNQVKIIVRNNNNTIKTLKDFKGKNIGVGLGTNDETYLRTKVLPEVGEFNIKTYDDVITSLKDLDSGRIDATINNIYAIKPIVEKNGFKIKPVGEPIKSDQAGIAMRKGNEALLKELNKILQEMKDDGTYNKIFKKWFGEEPAK
- a CDS encoding amino acid ABC transporter permease; this encodes MDLVIDNLSFLLKGAYYTLLITIVSMFFGLIIGVIIAIARLKGNRLIKWLARAYVSIIRGTPPLVQIIIVYYGLVDYGIKLNPLNASFIALSINIGAYLSETFRGAIQSIPKGQTEAAYATGMTPWQTMRRIILPQAIRIAIPPMGNTFIGMLKETSLVSVITVTELLRSAQLLVAQYYVYMPFYIAIAIMYWIMSTGFSLILERIEKRLSIYD
- a CDS encoding amino acid ABC transporter ATP-binding protein, whose product is MIKTNGLSKSFSNQEVLKNINLEIYDGEIVAIIGPSGSGKSTLLRCINGLEEMTSGSLEVNGIVVDAKQRKKERNKQIRKIRLHTGMVFQQFNLYPHKTVLENVIEALLLVKKWPKAKAVEKGEKLLERVGLLEKKDVYPSRLSGGQQQRVAIARALAMEPNIMLFDEPTSALDPELVAEVLNVIKELANEGMTMLIVTHEMKFAKEVADRIIFMADGMIIEQGKPDQFFLNPQTERAMKFLNNFTVK
- a CDS encoding QueT transporter family protein → MNVRTLVGNGILAALYIAVSMLIQPFGFTQIQFRVSEIFNHLVVFNKKYLYGMVLGVFLTNLLFSPMVAYDLVFGVGQTIISLLITIFSARFIKGIWGRMVFNTLVFTFTMFLIALELHLAFGLPFLFTWLTTAVGEFVVMIIGAPIMYALNKRLNFEKLI